In Methanonatronarchaeum sp. AMET-Sl, one genomic interval encodes:
- a CDS encoding glycosyltransferase family 2 protein produces MKISVIIPTLNEEKGIKTTLQKLTDLKKEYNVEFLVVDGGSTDKTQQNAKKLGAKIIIEERNGYGRAYKTGFQQATGDIIITMDGDDSYPAENTLQHLKTFLESDVDFLTTNRFGEIGEDAMSRKHRFGNWVLTNTTNLFFNINLKDSQSGMWIFKKEILDKIELTSDGMPLSEEIKIETTTHPDIKTIEIPIKYRERVGEVVISSWKDGLKNLLFIPKKRLKKTKTKNKGK; encoded by the coding sequence ATGAAAATCAGCGTTATCATACCAACATTAAACGAAGAAAAAGGAATCAAAACAACCCTCCAGAAACTAACAGACCTCAAAAAAGAATACAACGTCGAATTCCTCGTAGTTGATGGAGGCAGCACCGACAAAACCCAACAAAACGCCAAAAAACTAGGAGCAAAAATCATAATTGAAGAACGCAATGGGTATGGCCGGGCATACAAAACCGGCTTCCAACAGGCAACCGGAGACATAATAATAACAATGGATGGAGACGACTCATACCCAGCAGAAAACACACTCCAACACCTAAAAACCTTCTTAGAATCAGATGTTGATTTTTTAACCACCAATCGATTTGGAGAGATAGGGGAAGACGCGATGTCCCGCAAACACCGGTTTGGAAACTGGGTCCTAACAAACACCACAAACCTATTTTTCAATATAAACCTAAAAGACTCACAATCCGGAATGTGGATATTCAAAAAAGAAATACTAGACAAAATAGAGTTAACAAGCGATGGAATGCCACTCTCAGAAGAAATAAAAATAGAAACCACAACACACCCAGACATTAAAACCATCGAAATACCAATCAAATACCGAGAAAGAGTTGGAGAAGTCGTAATAAGCAGTTGGAAAGACGGACTCAAAAACCTACTATTCATACCAAAAAAACGACTCAAAAAAACCAAAACCAAAAACAAAGGAAAATGA
- a CDS encoding SDR family NAD(P)-dependent oxidoreductase — protein MKVLITGHAGFIGKHLTKKLINNGHTVRGLDNYSASKKLELKGLKEIEGDIKNPKDIEKAVKGCDTIFHLAAQSSVPKSTEDIDKDFQTNTTGTLNILKTASKHNIEVINASTSTVYGKPNKTPTPETEPLKPISPYGASKASAEMYCQALHNTHNINVKTLRLFNVYGPHNKKGVMWDFFNKLNKNPNKLKILGTGKQEKDYIYIDDAINAFTKIWKKGKPGQTYNVGTGQTLTVNQIAKKITQIMDINPEYTYTGGKSWKGDVEKTQADTTKLRQINWKPQTTPTKGLEKTYRWWKKQKNHP, from the coding sequence ATGAAAGTATTGATAACAGGACATGCAGGATTCATAGGAAAACACCTAACCAAAAAACTAATCAACAACGGCCACACCGTACGTGGACTTGATAACTATAGCGCCAGCAAAAAACTAGAGCTAAAAGGACTCAAAGAAATAGAAGGAGACATAAAAAACCCAAAAGACATCGAAAAAGCAGTCAAAGGTTGTGACACAATATTTCATTTAGCGGCACAGAGCTCAGTACCCAAATCAACAGAAGACATCGATAAAGACTTCCAAACGAACACAACAGGAACACTCAACATACTCAAAACCGCCAGTAAACACAACATAGAGGTAATAAACGCCAGCACATCAACCGTCTACGGAAAACCCAACAAAACACCAACACCCGAGACCGAACCACTAAAACCCATCTCCCCATACGGAGCATCAAAAGCATCCGCCGAAATGTACTGCCAAGCACTACACAACACACACAACATAAACGTAAAAACACTAAGACTATTCAACGTATACGGCCCCCACAACAAAAAAGGAGTAATGTGGGACTTCTTCAACAAACTAAACAAAAACCCAAACAAACTAAAAATCCTCGGAACAGGAAAACAAGAAAAAGACTACATCTACATAGACGACGCAATAAACGCCTTCACCAAAATCTGGAAAAAAGGAAAACCAGGCCAAACCTACAACGTCGGAACCGGCCAAACACTAACAGTCAACCAAATAGCCAAAAAAATAACACAAATAATGGACATAAATCCAGAATACACATACACCGGCGGTAAAAGCTGGAAAGGCGACGTAGAAAAAACACAAGCCGACACAACAAAACTCAGACAGATAAACTGGAAACCACAGACAACACCAACAAAAGGATTAGAAAAAACATACAGATGGTGGAAAAAACAAAAAAACCACCCCTAA
- a CDS encoding ATPase domain-containing protein, producing the protein MADKIYSLGLEDRDRLKEKIGGGIPKGSIMAIEAEYGGGKSVLSQRFAYGFCEEGYRVTYLSSELRASSFIDQMDSLNYNVEKHLLNENLLFLHAYMEQRQEGGGKPLSKIMDAELMWKADVIIVDTFDAILRNDKKFDHLVRESDERQGALEIISFFRDLASAGKTIILTIDPTTLNDEVLSPFRAITDVHLKINMEEIGNDISRTIHVNRFSGMGQQVGDRIGFSVRPEIGVVVESRSVT; encoded by the coding sequence ATGGCTGATAAGATTTATTCTCTTGGTCTTGAGGATAGGGATCGTCTTAAGGAGAAGATTGGTGGTGGGATACCGAAGGGCTCGATTATGGCGATTGAGGCGGAGTATGGTGGAGGTAAAAGTGTTCTTTCTCAAAGGTTTGCATATGGTTTTTGTGAGGAAGGATACCGAGTAACATACTTATCAAGTGAGTTACGAGCATCCAGTTTTATAGATCAGATGGATTCGCTTAACTATAATGTTGAAAAACATTTGTTAAATGAGAATCTCTTATTCCTACATGCCTATATGGAGCAGCGGCAGGAAGGTGGTGGAAAGCCTTTGAGCAAAATTATGGATGCAGAATTGATGTGGAAAGCTGACGTCATAATAGTTGATACCTTTGACGCAATCCTAAGAAACGATAAAAAATTTGACCACCTTGTTAGAGAGAGCGATGAAAGACAAGGAGCACTAGAAATAATCTCTTTCTTCCGTGACCTAGCATCCGCCGGAAAAACAATAATACTCACAATAGACCCCACAACCCTAAACGATGAAGTACTCTCACCATTTCGAGCAATAACCGACGTACACCTAAAAATAAACATGGAAGAAATAGGAAACGACATAAGCCGAACAATACACGTAAACAGGTTTTCAGGAATGGGTCAACAAGTAGGAGACAGAATCGGATTCAGCGTCCGACCAGAGATCGGAGTCGTAGTAGAATCCAGAAGCGTCACCTAA
- the glmM gene encoding phosphoglucosamine mutase, with product MFGTNGVRGIANDEITPEFAIEIARSLSSYVKGSITVGRDTRVSGDMLRRAVVSGIQSTGSDVIDLGVVPSPCQQYYTKNSQASSGIIITASHNPPQYNGLKLIDHEGVEYSSDELDKLEEIYNQKDYRYSDWDKPGNYQTHEPKKKYINDLTRLVDTDIIREWGPKVVVDPGNGAGCNVTPYLLRKIGCNVITLNGHPDGTFPGRDPEPIPENIQDLSKTVEAVGADLGVAHDGDADRATFVTEEGKALLGDVTLALQLKEMLKTNKGDMVVTPVSSGYKVSETVKEVGGEIVWTEVGSTAVARKMMELGDKCVGGGEENGGVIHPEFQYCRDGALTTIKIIELIAKKQKPLSKLDKELPNYQNIKTKIKVKNKNRVMQKTKQKLQEEGTEQTTIDGIKIFYSDGWLLIRPSGTEPVIRVFTEAKTKQKAKKLSKKGLKTIKEANK from the coding sequence ATTTTTGGTACAAATGGAGTTAGAGGTATAGCGAACGATGAGATAACGCCTGAGTTTGCGATTGAAATAGCTAGGTCACTCAGTTCTTATGTTAAGGGCTCAATAACGGTTGGCCGTGACACACGGGTTTCAGGAGATATGTTGCGTAGAGCGGTTGTATCCGGAATACAATCCACTGGTTCAGATGTTATAGACCTTGGAGTTGTTCCATCACCATGCCAACAATACTACACAAAAAATAGTCAAGCAAGTTCTGGAATAATAATCACTGCCAGCCACAACCCACCCCAATACAACGGCTTAAAACTAATCGACCATGAGGGAGTGGAGTACTCGAGTGATGAACTGGATAAGCTCGAAGAAATCTATAACCAAAAAGACTATCGATATAGCGATTGGGACAAACCAGGCAACTACCAAACCCATGAACCGAAAAAGAAATATATAAACGACCTAACCCGGTTGGTGGATACCGACATTATTCGGGAATGGGGTCCGAAGGTTGTTGTCGACCCTGGTAATGGTGCCGGCTGCAACGTCACCCCCTACCTACTACGTAAAATTGGTTGCAATGTCATTACATTGAATGGACATCCGGACGGGACCTTCCCAGGCCGCGACCCCGAACCAATACCTGAAAACATACAAGACCTATCCAAAACAGTAGAAGCCGTTGGGGCTGACCTGGGTGTGGCGCATGATGGTGACGCAGATCGAGCCACATTCGTAACAGAAGAAGGAAAGGCTTTGTTGGGAGATGTCACACTCGCCCTACAACTAAAAGAAATGTTAAAAACCAACAAGGGAGATATGGTTGTTACTCCGGTTAGCTCTGGATATAAAGTTAGTGAGACAGTTAAAGAGGTTGGTGGAGAGATCGTTTGGACTGAGGTGGGTAGTACAGCCGTTGCACGTAAAATGATGGAGCTCGGAGATAAATGCGTTGGAGGAGGAGAAGAAAACGGAGGCGTAATACACCCAGAGTTCCAGTACTGTCGAGACGGAGCATTAACAACAATCAAAATAATCGAATTAATAGCTAAAAAACAAAAACCACTCTCCAAACTAGACAAAGAACTACCAAACTACCAAAACATCAAGACCAAAATCAAAGTCAAAAACAAAAACAGAGTCATGCAAAAAACAAAACAAAAACTCCAAGAAGAAGGAACCGAACAAACCACCATCGACGGCATCAAAATATTCTATAGCGATGGATGGCTCCTAATACGGCCAAGCGGTACAGAACCCGTAATAAGAGTCTTCACAGAAGCAAAAACAAAACAAAAAGCCAAAAAACTATCCAAAAAAGGCCTAAAAACCATCAAAGAGGCAAATAAATGA
- a CDS encoding FlaD/FlaE family flagellar protein, whose translation MNFNPLKMLLGRGSDEDEGDSIEEDEELFEDEGFDDFDEESDDFDDFEEDESSQLSDIQGSIESLETEVGSLSSTISVTKDDIESIGNRVDEVEENVKKLLDVYEMVTKDINPFVGDGEDLSNRDLENADDFGVFEGGGQQEEDFDDSFLDEDEDVDFEESSEDEFSDEGEGRQVITPDDLEEDSTSDDLEEDVGFDEPGFDEDQDLVEEMDISEEKLKQLETRIEMVNSKLEKVANGDDDMDAEVSDNGDSGEREYYLEEIKRDYYSDIVLMNWTNFLLTMVDTTEFRQILDVYVDLKWISPEVRDYVERFEESISTQPIFEYGVKARKSGTGNSSYSADEEEFMKSEGGMTVEDHTRSLIFISKLRDDEDALSEKNVDKLKKEIDDILKYNLEI comes from the coding sequence ATGAATTTTAATCCATTGAAGATGTTGTTAGGTAGGGGTTCTGATGAAGATGAGGGTGACTCGATTGAGGAGGATGAGGAGCTCTTTGAGGATGAGGGTTTTGATGACTTTGATGAGGAGTCTGATGATTTTGATGATTTTGAGGAGGATGAGAGTTCTCAGTTGTCGGATATTCAGGGTAGTATTGAGTCTTTGGAGACGGAGGTTGGTAGTCTTTCCTCAACGATTTCAGTGACGAAGGATGATATTGAGTCTATTGGGAATCGAGTAGATGAGGTTGAGGAAAATGTTAAGAAATTGCTTGATGTTTATGAGATGGTTACCAAAGATATAAATCCGTTTGTAGGTGATGGTGAAGATTTGAGTAACCGTGATCTCGAGAACGCGGATGATTTCGGTGTATTTGAAGGCGGTGGCCAACAGGAAGAAGATTTTGATGATAGTTTTCTAGATGAAGATGAGGATGTTGATTTTGAGGAATCCAGTGAGGATGAGTTTTCAGATGAGGGTGAGGGTCGGCAGGTTATAACTCCTGATGACCTTGAAGAGGATTCAACTTCTGATGACCTTGAAGAGGATGTTGGTTTTGATGAACCTGGTTTTGATGAAGATCAAGATTTAGTGGAGGAGATGGATATTTCGGAAGAGAAGCTTAAACAACTTGAGACACGTATAGAGATGGTTAACAGTAAGTTAGAGAAAGTGGCTAACGGTGATGACGATATGGATGCTGAAGTTTCTGATAACGGTGATAGTGGTGAGCGGGAGTATTATTTAGAGGAGATTAAGAGGGATTATTATTCTGATATTGTGTTGATGAACTGGACGAACTTCTTGTTGACGATGGTTGATACTACGGAGTTCAGACAGATCTTGGATGTATATGTTGATTTGAAGTGGATTTCTCCTGAGGTCAGGGATTATGTTGAGCGGTTTGAGGAGAGTATTTCAACTCAACCGATTTTTGAGTATGGTGTTAAGGCCCGTAAGTCCGGTACAGGCAACTCTTCCTATTCGGCCGATGAGGAGGAGTTTATGAAGAGTGAGGGCGGTATGACTGTTGAGGACCATACTAGGTCTTTGATTTTTATAAGTAAGTTACGGGATGATGAAGACGCTCTTTCAGAGAAAAATGTTGATAAACTTAAGAAGGAGATAGACGACATACTTAAATACAATCTTGAAATCTAA
- a CDS encoding glycosyltransferase family 4 protein — protein MKIAYITDVMYPWVIGGAQKRIWEIARRLTKNHDIHIYTMKWWDGPKTITKNEVTLHGICKPKPLYTNNRRSIKEAIHYTLHTIKIKNNYDIIDVNQFPYLPALPIYLKTRGKKTQMIITWLEVWGEYWNEYLKYGSQIGKIIERTTAHTTDHHISISKTTQNKLKKLGHKSTVIPPGIDIKEIEQIKPSQKQYDALYIGRLIKHKNIDKLIKAVDNTDIKLGIIGTGPQKQKLQKQAQKTNAQIKFHENLEYNQLIGLLKTAKTHVLPSSREGFGITVIEAMACGTPTITVNQPNNAAKHLITPKTGTKTNLNPESLRKTIQNVLANRKINEEKIKQQAKKYDWKRITKKTEKTYKKIQDK, from the coding sequence ATGAAGATCGCATACATAACAGACGTAATGTACCCATGGGTAATAGGAGGCGCGCAAAAAAGGATCTGGGAGATAGCCCGCCGACTAACAAAAAACCACGACATACATATATACACAATGAAATGGTGGGACGGCCCCAAAACCATCACAAAAAACGAGGTAACACTCCATGGAATCTGCAAACCCAAACCACTCTACACAAACAACCGAAGATCAATAAAAGAAGCAATACACTACACACTTCACACAATCAAAATCAAAAACAACTATGACATAATTGATGTAAACCAATTCCCTTACCTACCAGCGCTACCAATCTACCTCAAAACACGAGGTAAAAAAACACAGATGATAATAACCTGGCTCGAAGTCTGGGGCGAATACTGGAACGAATACCTAAAATACGGAAGCCAAATAGGAAAAATAATAGAACGAACAACAGCCCACACAACAGACCATCATATATCAATATCAAAAACAACACAAAACAAACTAAAAAAACTCGGACACAAAAGCACAGTCATACCACCGGGAATAGACATCAAAGAAATAGAACAAATCAAACCAAGCCAAAAACAATACGACGCCCTATACATCGGCAGACTAATAAAACACAAAAACATCGACAAACTAATAAAAGCAGTAGACAACACCGACATCAAACTAGGAATAATAGGCACCGGCCCTCAAAAACAAAAACTACAAAAACAAGCCCAAAAAACCAATGCCCAAATTAAATTTCATGAAAACCTAGAATACAACCAATTAATAGGCCTACTAAAAACAGCAAAAACCCACGTACTCCCATCATCCAGAGAAGGATTCGGCATAACAGTCATAGAAGCCATGGCCTGTGGAACCCCAACAATAACAGTAAACCAACCAAACAACGCAGCAAAACACCTAATAACACCAAAAACAGGAACTAAAACAAATCTTAATCCGGAGTCACTTAGAAAAACAATACAAAATGTTTTAGCTAATCGAAAAATAAATGAAGAAAAAATCAAACAACAAGCCAAAAAATACGATTGGAAAAGAATAACAAAAAAAACAGAAAAAACCTATAAAAAAATCCAAGATAAATAA